A single genomic interval of Lacrimispora sphenoides JCM 1415 harbors:
- a CDS encoding spore coat protein CotS, which yields MNEKYTEVLSQYELEILDVKRGRGAWLCESNQGLKLLREYKGTLKRLEFEDQVFSQMKESCRLKVDRYVRNKDGELLSSAEDGSRWIVKDWYADRECNLKDSKEVLCAIEQIASLHKVLRRIDFKEEWNLGSILVQQPAEEMERHNRELVRARTFIRNKRKKSEFELCVMGNYDIFFEQAMEACKGMAGFYETRRDSEEYLCHGDLNQHHVLMCFHDVAIVEFNRMHKGMQMEDLYHFMRKAMEKHDWNLKLGMAMLETYTKVLPLSDADRICLYYLFLYPEKYWKQINFYYNANKAWIPARNIEKLKDLEIQQPLRNLFLSRIQN from the coding sequence GTGAACGAGAAATACACAGAGGTGCTTTCGCAGTATGAGCTTGAAATTCTGGATGTGAAACGCGGCCGGGGCGCCTGGCTGTGTGAGTCGAATCAGGGGCTTAAACTGCTTCGGGAATATAAAGGAACCTTAAAGCGCCTGGAATTTGAAGATCAGGTATTTTCACAGATGAAAGAATCCTGCCGCTTGAAAGTGGACCGTTACGTCAGGAATAAAGATGGTGAACTCCTCTCCAGTGCCGAGGATGGATCCCGGTGGATTGTAAAAGACTGGTATGCGGATCGGGAATGCAATTTGAAGGATAGCAAAGAGGTATTATGTGCCATCGAACAAATTGCTTCTTTACATAAAGTGCTGCGGCGGATTGATTTTAAAGAGGAATGGAATTTAGGGTCCATTTTGGTACAGCAGCCGGCTGAGGAAATGGAACGCCATAACAGGGAGCTGGTACGCGCCCGCACGTTCATCCGGAATAAACGAAAAAAGTCTGAGTTTGAATTATGTGTCATGGGTAATTATGATATATTTTTCGAACAGGCCATGGAAGCCTGTAAGGGGATGGCAGGCTTTTATGAAACCCGGAGGGACAGTGAGGAGTATTTGTGTCATGGGGACTTAAACCAGCACCACGTCCTGATGTGCTTTCATGATGTGGCTATCGTGGAATTCAATCGCATGCATAAGGGCATGCAGATGGAGGACTTATATCATTTCATGCGGAAAGCCATGGAAAAGCATGACTGGAATTTGAAGCTTGGTATGGCCATGCTGGAAACTTATACTAAGGTTCTCCCTCTTTCGGATGCAGACAGGATATGCTTATACTATTTATTTTTATATCCTGAAAAATACTGGAAGCAGATTAACTTTTATTATAATGCCAATAAAGCCTGGATTCCCGCACGGAATATTGAAAAGCTAAAGGATTTAGAGATTCAGCAGCCCCTGCGGAATCTTTTCCTGTCAAGAATTCAAAATTGA
- the proS gene encoding proline--tRNA ligase has product MAKEKKLVEAITSMEVDFAQWYTDVVKKAELIDYSSVKGCMAIKPAGYAIWENIQSELDRRFKEVGVENVYMPMFIPESLLQKEKDHVEGFAPEVAWVTHGGLEPLQERLCVRPTSETLFCDFYSREIQSYRDLPKLYNQWCSVVRWEKTTRPFLRSREFLWQEGHTAHATAEEAEERTEQMLHLYADFCEEVLAMPVIRGQKTDKEKFAGAEATYTIEALMHDGKALQSGTSHNFGSGFAKAFDIQYSDKENKLQYVHQTSWGMTTRMIGAIIMVHGDDSGLVLPPRIAPVQVIIVPVQQQKEGVLDKAYELKEVLSNYKVKVDDSDKSPGWKFSESEMRGIPIRVEIGPRDISENQAVLVRRDTHEKITVSLDEINNKVGELLETIQKDMLERARIHRDVHTYEATDMETFVKTVEEKPGFVKAMWCGSQECEDKIKEITGATSRCMPFKQETLADTCVCCGKPAGKMVYWGRAY; this is encoded by the coding sequence ATGGCAAAGGAAAAGAAATTAGTAGAGGCGATTACATCCATGGAGGTGGATTTTGCGCAGTGGTATACGGATGTTGTAAAGAAAGCAGAATTAATCGACTATTCCAGCGTAAAAGGCTGTATGGCTATTAAGCCGGCGGGTTACGCCATTTGGGAAAACATCCAAAGTGAGCTTGACAGAAGGTTTAAGGAAGTAGGGGTTGAAAATGTCTACATGCCTATGTTTATTCCGGAGAGTCTTCTTCAAAAGGAAAAAGATCATGTAGAGGGCTTCGCTCCTGAGGTCGCCTGGGTAACCCATGGAGGCTTAGAACCATTACAGGAAAGGCTTTGTGTCAGACCTACTTCTGAAACCCTGTTCTGTGATTTTTATTCCAGAGAGATCCAGTCCTATCGGGACTTACCAAAGCTTTATAACCAGTGGTGTTCCGTGGTACGCTGGGAAAAGACTACCAGACCGTTTTTACGTTCCAGAGAATTCTTATGGCAGGAAGGTCACACCGCTCATGCAACAGCGGAGGAGGCTGAGGAGAGGACAGAGCAGATGCTTCATCTATATGCAGATTTCTGTGAAGAAGTTCTTGCAATGCCTGTGATCAGGGGCCAGAAGACCGACAAGGAGAAATTTGCAGGTGCAGAAGCAACCTATACCATTGAGGCTTTGATGCATGACGGCAAAGCCCTTCAGTCGGGAACCAGCCATAACTTTGGAAGCGGCTTTGCAAAGGCCTTCGATATCCAGTATTCTGATAAGGAAAATAAACTCCAGTATGTTCATCAGACCTCATGGGGCATGACTACCAGGATGATAGGTGCCATCATCATGGTTCATGGCGATGACAGCGGTCTTGTGCTTCCGCCCAGAATTGCTCCGGTCCAGGTGATCATCGTTCCGGTTCAGCAGCAGAAGGAAGGCGTTCTTGATAAGGCATATGAGTTAAAAGAAGTTCTTTCTAATTATAAAGTAAAAGTTGACGATTCCGATAAGAGCCCGGGCTGGAAATTCAGCGAATCAGAGATGCGTGGTATTCCGATTCGTGTAGAAATCGGTCCAAGAGATATTTCAGAGAACCAGGCGGTCTTGGTACGCCGTGATACCCATGAGAAGATTACCGTATCCTTAGATGAGATAAATAATAAGGTAGGAGAGCTTCTGGAGACAATCCAAAAGGATATGCTGGAACGCGCCAGAATTCACCGGGATGTTCATACCTATGAGGCAACGGATATGGAAACCTTTGTTAAAACTGTGGAGGAAAAACCGGGCTTTGTAAAGGCTATGTGGTGCGGCTCCCAGGAATGCGAGGATAAGATCAAGGAGATTACAGGAGCAACATCCCGCTGTATGCCATTTAAGCAGGAAACGCTTGCCGATACCTGTGTATGCTGCGGAAAGCCTGCAGGTAAGATGGTTTACTGGGGCAGAGCGTATTAA
- a CDS encoding GIY-YIG nuclease family protein, producing the protein MNYTYILRCADDTLYCGWTNHLEKRLIAHNQGKGAKYTKARRPVVLAYWEEFSTKEEAMRREAAIKKLTRKDKLKLMGEIV; encoded by the coding sequence ATGAACTATACCTATATTTTAAGATGTGCAGATGATACCCTGTATTGCGGCTGGACAAACCACTTAGAAAAACGTTTAATAGCCCATAACCAGGGAAAAGGGGCCAAATATACAAAAGCCCGCAGACCTGTGGTCCTGGCTTACTGGGAGGAGTTTTCTACAAAAGAAGAAGCCATGCGGAGGGAAGCCGCAATTAAAAAACTTACCAGGAAGGACAAGCTAAAACTGATGGGGGAAATTGTATAA
- the cysE gene encoding serine O-acetyltransferase, with product MILKDIWLDVTAVKERDPAARSKLEVLLLYQGVHALIWHRFAHWFYQHKMFFIARFISQLARFFTLIEIHPGAQLGHGILIDHGSGVVIGETTVVGDNCTIYQGVTLGGVGLNKGKRHPTLGNNVTVGAGAKILGSFDVGDNCTIAANAVLLKPLESNVTAVGIPARPIKIDGVPLPKEESNLVTMDHYCKMEERVRELEDTLSKLQTELSSYQEKEHSDQAEASLEGKIEE from the coding sequence ATGATATTAAAGGATATATGGCTTGATGTTACGGCAGTAAAAGAGCGGGATCCGGCGGCCAGAAGCAAGCTTGAAGTGCTTTTGCTCTATCAGGGAGTTCATGCTTTGATCTGGCATCGATTTGCCCACTGGTTTTACCAGCACAAGATGTTTTTTATAGCCAGGTTTATTTCCCAGCTGGCAAGATTTTTTACACTGATCGAGATTCATCCCGGCGCGCAGCTGGGGCATGGGATTTTAATTGACCATGGCAGCGGAGTGGTGATCGGAGAAACTACGGTGGTAGGAGACAATTGTACGATATACCAGGGAGTTACTTTAGGCGGCGTGGGACTTAATAAGGGAAAGCGCCATCCAACCCTTGGTAATAATGTGACCGTAGGAGCAGGGGCTAAGATTCTAGGCTCCTTTGACGTAGGAGATAATTGTACCATAGCGGCAAATGCCGTGCTTTTAAAGCCTTTGGAGAGCAACGTAACAGCGGTCGGAATTCCCGCCCGCCCGATTAAGATCGATGGTGTGCCCCTTCCCAAGGAGGAAAGCAATCTGGTGACCATGGATCATTACTGCAAGATGGAAGAGCGGGTCAGGGAATTGGAAGATACGCTGTCTAAACTGCAGACAGAGTTGTCTTCCTATCAGGAAAAAGAGCACTCCGATCAGGCGGAGGCATCTTTGGAGGGGAAAATTGAGGAATAG
- a CDS encoding nitroreductase family protein: MNQTIKELMERKSVRVYEDRAIEPEKKAAIIEAALQAPTAGNMTLYSIIDVTDQERKETLAVTCDNQPFIAKAPLVLVFVADYQRWYELFCHYEEEVRQPGLGDLLLACDDALIAAQNAVVAAESMGIGSCYIGDIMEQYETHRDLFGLPKYAVPAAMVVFGYPSRQQQERKKPERLKPEAVVSTNSYRRLSPEEFSLELKKTQGREEDFERWIKAFCKRKWNSDFSAEMSRSVEAMMAAWKKEE, encoded by the coding sequence ATGAATCAGACGATAAAAGAACTTATGGAAAGAAAATCTGTCCGTGTATATGAGGACCGGGCCATTGAACCGGAGAAAAAAGCGGCTATTATAGAGGCGGCCCTTCAGGCACCTACGGCAGGAAACATGACCCTGTATTCCATTATTGATGTGACGGATCAGGAGCGAAAGGAAACCCTGGCAGTAACCTGCGATAACCAGCCATTTATTGCAAAGGCACCTCTGGTGCTGGTTTTTGTAGCAGATTATCAGAGGTGGTACGAGCTGTTCTGCCACTATGAAGAAGAGGTCCGCCAGCCTGGACTCGGAGATCTTTTGCTGGCTTGTGATGATGCCCTTATAGCCGCTCAGAATGCGGTTGTGGCGGCAGAATCCATGGGCATTGGCTCTTGTTACATTGGGGATATTATGGAGCAGTATGAAACCCACAGGGATTTGTTCGGCCTTCCTAAGTATGCGGTTCCGGCGGCTATGGTGGTCTTTGGATATCCCTCCAGGCAGCAGCAGGAGAGAAAAAAGCCGGAGCGGCTTAAGCCTGAGGCTGTGGTGTCCACGAATTCCTACCGCCGTTTAAGCCCGGAGGAATTTTCCCTGGAGCTTAAAAAGACCCAGGGCAGGGAAGAGGACTTTGAGCGATGGATAAAGGCTTTTTGCAAACGCAAATGGAATTCTGATTTCAGTGCAGAGATGAGCCGGTCTGTGGAAGCTATGATGGCTGCATGGAAGAAAGAGGAGTAA
- a CDS encoding DUF3794 and LysM peptidoglycan-binding domain-containing protein, producing the protein MLELVKKNIHMNRWKGYAASQITLDDDFIVPDSMDDVDQIILSSGDITIDSVKVQTERVVVRGKLDFMNLFRGVDGGLQTLSGSINFEEPINVPGLEEKDYVQLGWELEDLNAGLINSRKLSVKSIVSLKVKVETASDINAAVEVDTGGPVTDVPMVETLRRNLDIASIALRHKDTFRIKDTVTLSGNKPNIDHVLWTEMKLRGVSLRPMDGKMMLDGELLVFVIYQGEGEGAPIQWVEESIPFSGELAVPDMTEDMVPLVTVHIIHKDIEAKPDSDGEMREMDMDSVLELDMKLYKEENMELLSDIYSTNRELTLQTEEALFDKILTKNMSRCKVVEKLSLDQADRILQICHSEGTVKIDDTEIKEDGLHVEGVLEVRILYMTSDDDQPIQSTVEDIPFHFLIEAPGINEQTVCQLNPGLEQLSAVMMGGGTVEVKSTISLDLLALQPIREQIITNALESPMDLNNLQKLPGIVGYIVQPEDSLWNIAKKFHTTIDTIIATNGLTDKSVRPGDRLILVKELA; encoded by the coding sequence ATGTTGGAGCTGGTGAAGAAAAACATACATATGAATCGTTGGAAAGGATATGCCGCGTCCCAGATTACTCTTGACGATGACTTCATCGTCCCAGACAGTATGGATGATGTGGATCAGATTATTTTAAGTTCCGGCGATATTACCATTGATTCCGTAAAGGTTCAGACAGAACGGGTCGTGGTCCGGGGCAAGCTGGATTTTATGAATCTCTTCCGAGGAGTGGATGGAGGGCTTCAGACCCTTTCAGGAAGCATTAACTTTGAGGAACCCATCAATGTCCCCGGACTGGAGGAGAAGGATTACGTCCAGCTGGGGTGGGAGCTTGAGGATTTAAACGCTGGGCTCATTAATTCCAGGAAGCTGAGCGTAAAGTCGATCGTATCACTTAAGGTGAAGGTGGAAACTGCCAGCGATATAAACGCTGCTGTGGAAGTGGACACGGGAGGCCCGGTAACAGATGTGCCAATGGTGGAAACCCTTCGCCGCAATCTGGATATTGCATCCATTGCTCTCCGCCACAAGGATACGTTCCGCATCAAGGATACGGTTACTCTTTCAGGAAACAAGCCAAACATTGATCACGTTTTATGGACCGAAATGAAGTTAAGAGGCGTTTCCTTAAGGCCCATGGATGGAAAGATGATGCTTGACGGGGAACTGTTAGTCTTTGTTATTTACCAGGGAGAAGGGGAAGGCGCGCCCATCCAGTGGGTAGAGGAGAGCATTCCGTTTTCAGGGGAGCTGGCTGTTCCGGATATGACTGAGGATATGGTTCCATTGGTTACAGTCCACATAATCCATAAGGATATTGAGGCAAAACCGGATTCAGACGGTGAGATGCGGGAAATGGATATGGATTCAGTTCTTGAGCTGGATATGAAGCTTTACAAGGAAGAGAATATGGAGCTGCTCAGCGATATATATTCCACCAACAGGGAATTGACGCTGCAGACGGAGGAAGCTCTTTTTGATAAGATCCTGACGAAAAATATGAGCAGATGCAAGGTGGTAGAAAAGCTCAGCCTGGATCAGGCGGACCGGATCCTCCAGATATGCCACAGTGAAGGGACTGTTAAAATCGATGACACGGAAATCAAAGAGGACGGACTTCATGTGGAAGGCGTTTTAGAGGTTCGTATCCTTTATATGACTTCTGACGATGACCAGCCGATCCAGTCAACCGTGGAAGATATTCCATTCCATTTCCTGATTGAGGCACCGGGGATCAATGAGCAGACGGTTTGCCAGCTGAATCCGGGCTTAGAGCAGCTTAGCGCGGTTATGATGGGCGGAGGAACCGTTGAAGTGAAGTCGACCATTTCCCTTGACTTACTGGCCTTGCAGCCGATCCGCGAGCAGATCATCACAAACGCATTGGAATCGCCCATGGATTTAAACAACTTGCAGAAGCTTCCCGGAATCGTGGGATATATTGTGCAGCCTGAGGATTCCCTCTGGAATATCGCTAAAAAGTTCCATACAACCATTGATACCATTATAGCGACCAATGGATTGACGGATAAATCCGTAAGACCGGGTGACCGGCTGATTCTTGTGAAGGAATTGGCATAA
- a CDS encoding RluA family pseudouridine synthase, with the protein MDLNILYEDEEILVVEKPVGIESQTARSFEPDMVSEVKKHINTLSPKQGEPYVGVIHRLDKPVGGVMVYAKTKGAAESLSSQVSKHQMEKIYYAVVCGKPVENFGAYVDYLWKDGKTNCSKIVDKGIKGAKLAELHYQVVENKNIGSEECCLTKVTLKTGRHHQIRVQMAGHGTPLWGDRKYNPKVQKNTAAGNVALFAYSLSFFHPVTKKRLSFSVKPKGEVFEMFSLSGIA; encoded by the coding sequence ATGGATCTTAACATACTGTACGAAGATGAAGAGATACTGGTGGTAGAAAAACCAGTGGGAATAGAATCCCAGACTGCAAGGTCCTTTGAACCGGATATGGTCAGTGAGGTGAAGAAACATATCAACACGTTATCCCCAAAGCAAGGGGAGCCTTATGTGGGAGTTATCCACAGGCTGGATAAGCCGGTTGGAGGCGTCATGGTGTATGCAAAGACCAAAGGAGCTGCAGAGTCCTTAAGCAGTCAGGTTTCTAAGCATCAAATGGAGAAAATTTATTATGCTGTGGTTTGTGGAAAACCTGTGGAAAACTTTGGAGCTTACGTGGATTATTTGTGGAAGGACGGAAAAACCAATTGTTCTAAAATTGTGGATAAGGGGATAAAAGGTGCAAAACTCGCAGAGCTCCATTATCAGGTTGTGGAAAACAAGAACATCGGGAGCGAAGAGTGCTGTCTCACAAAGGTCACATTAAAAACCGGCCGCCATCATCAGATCCGGGTACAGATGGCGGGCCACGGCACACCCCTGTGGGGCGACCGGAAGTATAATCCCAAGGTTCAAAAGAATACTGCCGCCGGTAACGTGGCATTATTTGCTTACAGCTTATCATTTTTCCATCCAGTCACAAAGAAAAGGCTGAGCTTTTCAGTGAAACCAAAGGGAGAAGTCTTTGAGATGTTTTCATTATCGGGAATTGCATAA
- a CDS encoding CCA tRNA nucleotidyltransferase: MKIQVPEAARKIIEQLNTSGFEAYVVGGCVRDSLLGRSPEDWDITTSAKPEQVKEIFNRTVDTGIQHGTVTVLIDHEGYEVTTYRIDGEYEDGRHPKSVEFTGNLLEDLKRRDFTINAMAYSDREGLVDAFDGVKDLEGRVIRCVGNPLDRFNEDALRILRAIRFSAQLGFDMEAKTRAAISVIAPNMAKVSKERIQVELTKLLLSDHPGRLMDVYENGIGPYISEHFEDAGKKLFEAERLTELPPEKHMRWTGFLRLEEPEDAVRILKELKLDNDTIYQTKTLVSLWKTEIPAHKPAIRQVMSTLSPELFKDLLYFQKVFCHTSYETRLKIVEQYSEEILKDGECIRLKDMAVTGRELINAGMKPGPGMGMVLNRLFQLVLEKPECNNREYLMKSAEQFIKEQG, from the coding sequence ATAAAGATTCAGGTTCCGGAGGCGGCGAGGAAGATCATCGAACAACTGAATACCAGCGGCTTTGAAGCCTATGTGGTGGGAGGCTGCGTGAGAGACAGCCTGTTAGGCCGGTCGCCGGAAGACTGGGACATCACAACCTCAGCAAAGCCGGAACAGGTAAAGGAAATTTTTAATAGAACGGTTGATACGGGAATCCAGCACGGTACTGTTACGGTACTTATTGACCATGAAGGTTATGAAGTGACCACATACCGCATAGACGGAGAGTATGAGGATGGACGCCACCCAAAATCCGTGGAATTTACGGGAAACCTGCTGGAGGATTTGAAACGCCGGGATTTTACCATCAATGCCATGGCATACAGCGACCGTGAGGGGTTAGTGGATGCATTTGACGGAGTAAAGGATTTGGAGGGCCGGGTCATCCGCTGCGTGGGAAACCCTCTTGACAGGTTTAACGAAGATGCCTTAAGGATCCTTAGGGCCATCCGTTTTTCTGCCCAGCTGGGTTTTGACATGGAAGCTAAGACAAGGGCGGCAATTTCTGTTATAGCCCCCAACATGGCTAAGGTCAGCAAGGAACGGATCCAGGTGGAGCTTACAAAGCTCCTCCTTTCCGATCATCCAGGAAGGCTTATGGATGTATATGAAAACGGGATCGGCCCTTATATCTCAGAGCATTTTGAAGATGCGGGAAAGAAGCTTTTTGAAGCAGAGAGGCTTACCGAACTGCCACCTGAAAAGCACATGCGCTGGACCGGTTTTTTAAGGCTTGAGGAACCTGAGGATGCGGTAAGGATCCTTAAGGAACTGAAGCTTGATAATGATACCATCTATCAGACAAAGACCCTGGTCAGTCTGTGGAAAACGGAGATCCCGGCTCATAAGCCGGCTATCCGGCAGGTTATGAGCACCCTTTCCCCGGAGCTTTTTAAGGACCTGCTGTACTTTCAGAAGGTATTCTGCCATACATCCTATGAAACAAGGTTAAAAATAGTGGAGCAGTATTCAGAGGAAATCTTAAAGGATGGGGAGTGTATCCGCCTGAAGGACATGGCCGTTACCGGCAGGGAATTGATCAATGCAGGCATGAAGCCGGGGCCTGGGATGGGAATGGTGCTTAACCGTTTGTTCCAGCTGGTACTTGAAAAGCCGGAATGCAATAACAGGGAATATTTGATGAAATCAGCAGAACAATTTATTAAGGAACAAGGCTAA
- the trhA gene encoding PAQR family membrane homeostasis protein TrhA: protein MEFKIKDPVSALTHFIAMILALIAAAPLLIKASSDGGLHLAALTVFIISMVFLYAASTIYHTLDISPKINRLLKKLDHMMIFILIAGTYTPICLIVLGDKTGWSLLALVWGIAISGIIIKACFIMCPKWFSSCLYIAMGWVCILAFSKITATLSSAGFLWLLAGGIIYTIGGIIYALKLPLFNAKHKSFGSHEIFHLFVMGGSLCHYILMYHFVA from the coding sequence ATGGAATTTAAAATTAAAGATCCGGTCAGTGCCCTCACACATTTTATCGCTATGATACTGGCGCTTATAGCCGCAGCACCACTGCTTATTAAGGCTTCTTCCGACGGGGGGCTCCATCTGGCCGCCTTAACGGTTTTTATCATCAGTATGGTTTTTCTTTACGCAGCCAGCACCATCTACCATACTCTTGATATCTCACCGAAAATCAACCGTCTGCTGAAAAAATTAGATCATATGATGATTTTCATCCTGATAGCAGGAACGTACACACCAATCTGCCTGATCGTTCTTGGAGATAAGACCGGCTGGAGCCTGCTTGCTCTGGTTTGGGGCATTGCCATTTCAGGAATTATCATAAAAGCCTGTTTTATAATGTGCCCCAAATGGTTTTCGTCATGCCTCTACATTGCCATGGGCTGGGTTTGCATTCTGGCATTTTCAAAGATTACGGCTACCCTTTCTTCTGCCGGTTTTCTCTGGCTGCTTGCAGGAGGCATCATTTATACCATAGGCGGCATTATCTATGCTCTTAAGCTTCCTCTTTTTAACGCGAAGCATAAAAGCTTTGGATCCCATGAGATCTTTCACCTATTCGTCATGGGCGGAAGCTTATGTCATTATATTTTGATGTACCATTTTGTTGCATAA
- a CDS encoding AI-2E family transporter: MVKPSRKLKKTLLILGVTGAVYLCFRYLLPLVIPFLIAYVFALSLRPSALWVEKKTRFIVKGKVISIPLAVIGGVEIILLMIAFGILLYVGGRKLLLEAKLLLQSLPAILEGVDHWLMDNCSFAERFLKLPDGYAVEIVRDIITGGQTAIKSRIMPFLMVNSMTIMKWIVQATVIIIILLIATVLSLQEMDEIRERRDNSIFRFEYAMLGRRLTTVGSAWLKTQGAIMLFTMVVCSSGLFLLGNPYFILFGIGIGLLDALPIFGTGTVLIPWALFSMINKNWKYGIGLIIIYVICYFLREIMEAKIMGGQVGLTPLETLASMYVGLQLFGLLGFILGPIGLLIVEDIVEVYECWCCHDGKERLDPEE, translated from the coding sequence ATGGTGAAACCGAGCAGGAAACTGAAGAAAACATTATTAATATTGGGAGTTACAGGGGCAGTGTATCTGTGTTTTCGATATCTGCTGCCCCTTGTGATTCCCTTTTTGATTGCTTATGTATTTGCCCTTTCCCTACGGCCCTCTGCCCTTTGGGTTGAGAAAAAGACCCGCTTCATTGTAAAGGGGAAGGTGATTTCCATTCCCCTGGCGGTTATTGGCGGAGTAGAGATCATACTTCTTATGATCGCTTTTGGGATCCTTCTTTACGTGGGTGGAAGAAAGCTGCTTTTGGAAGCCAAGCTTTTGCTTCAAAGTCTTCCTGCAATCCTGGAAGGCGTGGATCACTGGCTCATGGATAACTGTTCCTTTGCAGAGCGTTTTTTAAAGCTGCCTGACGGATATGCGGTAGAAATAGTAAGGGATATCATAACAGGAGGGCAGACTGCCATTAAAAGCAGGATCATGCCTTTTCTCATGGTGAACTCCATGACCATTATGAAATGGATCGTTCAGGCAACCGTTATTATCATCATACTGCTTATTGCCACGGTCCTGTCCCTTCAGGAAATGGATGAGATCCGGGAAAGACGGGACAATTCCATATTCCGCTTTGAATATGCCATGCTGGGAAGACGGCTTACAACGGTGGGAAGTGCCTGGTTAAAGACCCAGGGAGCTATCATGCTGTTTACCATGGTGGTTTGTTCGTCAGGACTGTTTTTGCTGGGAAATCCCTACTTTATATTATTCGGGATCGGGATCGGGCTATTGGATGCGCTTCCAATTTTCGGGACAGGGACGGTGCTCATTCCCTGGGCCCTGTTTTCCATGATCAATAAAAACTGGAAGTACGGAATCGGACTGATCATCATTTATGTGATCTGCTATTTCCTAAGAGAGATCATGGAAGCAAAAATCATGGGAGGACAAGTTGGCCTTACGCCTTTGGAAACCCTTGCTTCCATGTACGTGGGACTTCAGCTCTTCGGGCTTTTGGGATTTATTCTTGGCCCTATCGGTTTATTGATTGTGGAAGATATTGTGGAGGTGTATGAGTGCTGGTGCTGTCATGATGGAAAGGAAAGATTGGATCCGGAGGAATGA